From Woronichinia naegeliana WA131, the proteins below share one genomic window:
- a CDS encoding YdiU family protein: MTEATSNPFLSLTYEPALENLGDDYYDRVEAASFPEHHLRWRNDALLPVLGIEPQQTQDWHFLEAFGLFQGVRPFLALRYHGYQFGEYNPFLGDGRGFLYGQVRGIDGQLYDFGTKGSGRTPYSRNGDGCLTLKGGVREVLAAEALHSLGVHTSRCLSLVETGESLWRGDEPSPTRASVMIRFSRSHIRFGTFERLHYLKRPDLITKLLDHVIAIYYPEVPFTGDRYAQFYADLVKRVAKLAAQWMAAGFCHGVLNTDNMSITGESFDYGPYGFINNYNPHFIAAYFDYGGRYSFGNQPLICQLNLELLQAPLSLVMSPSDLASGLGTFADHYLHFYRALMLQKLGLDPHAPLGQLGQTLINQTLHSLQTTEMGYHQFFTELTQSFNVGWREDESLILENVDLGKTDWSNWRSLYHQALKSLSDEEFLTIGDRLRSANPKTALLRPLIEEVWEAIAQENNWQPFQELVRTLQTKE, translated from the coding sequence ATGACTGAAGCTACAAGTAATCCTTTTTTGTCTCTGACCTATGAACCAGCCCTAGAAAACTTAGGGGATGACTACTACGATCGCGTCGAGGCGGCCTCTTTTCCTGAACACCATTTGCGGTGGCGTAATGATGCACTTTTACCAGTTTTAGGGATTGAGCCTCAACAGACCCAGGATTGGCATTTTCTTGAAGCCTTCGGTTTATTTCAGGGCGTTCGTCCTTTTTTAGCCCTACGTTATCATGGCTATCAATTTGGAGAATATAACCCTTTTTTAGGCGATGGCCGCGGTTTTCTCTATGGACAAGTACGGGGGATTGATGGGCAACTTTATGATTTTGGTACGAAGGGATCGGGAAGAACACCCTATTCTCGCAATGGTGATGGTTGTTTGACCCTCAAAGGAGGCGTGAGAGAAGTTCTAGCCGCAGAAGCTCTGCACAGTTTAGGTGTTCATACCTCCAGATGTTTGAGTTTGGTGGAAACGGGAGAATCTCTATGGCGAGGGGATGAACCTTCTCCGACTCGTGCTTCGGTAATGATTCGCTTTAGTCGTTCCCATATTCGTTTTGGGACTTTTGAGCGTTTGCATTATCTAAAACGCCCCGATTTAATTACCAAGTTATTGGATCACGTCATTGCGATTTATTATCCAGAGGTTCCTTTTACAGGGGATCGTTATGCCCAATTTTATGCAGATTTAGTGAAACGAGTGGCTAAGTTGGCTGCTCAATGGATGGCGGCAGGTTTTTGTCATGGTGTTTTGAATACCGATAATATGTCGATTACGGGGGAAAGTTTTGACTATGGCCCCTACGGTTTTATTAATAATTATAATCCTCATTTTATTGCCGCCTATTTTGACTATGGTGGTCGTTATAGTTTTGGCAATCAGCCCTTAATTTGTCAACTTAATTTAGAGTTATTACAGGCTCCTTTAAGTTTGGTGATGTCTCCTTCTGATCTGGCATCTGGTTTAGGCACTTTTGCCGATCACTATCTCCATTTTTATCGCGCTCTGATGTTACAAAAATTAGGGTTAGATCCTCACGCTCCTCTAGGACAGTTGGGCCAAACTTTAATCAATCAAACTCTCCATTCTTTGCAGACGACTGAGATGGGTTATCATCAATTTTTTACGGAGTTAACGCAAAGTTTTAATGTTGGTTGGCGTGAGGATGAGTCGCTGATTTTAGAAAATGTTGATTTAGGAAAAACGGATTGGTCAAATTGGCGATCGCTTTATCATCAAGCTTTAAAGTCGTTATCGGATGAGGAGTTTCTCACTATCGGCGATCGCTTACGGTCGGCGAATCCCAAAACGGCTTTATTACGTCCTTTGATTGAAGAGGTGTGGGAAGCGATCGCCCAGGAGAATAATTGGCAACCTTTTCAGGAGTTGGTACGAACATTGCAGACAAAAGAATAA
- a CDS encoding transposase — protein MIVREAKLLHGTKEQYQSLDEAIRTAQFIRNKAVRYWMDNQGVGKADLYVLCKELAKEFPFAKKLNSAARQASAERAWASISSFYSRCRRGEKQKGYPKFKKHCRSVEYKVSGWKLSDDCLKIVFTDGFNAGSFSLYCNKETREDLFRLKINRVRVVRRADGYYAQFCFDVDRKEQGEYTGNVVGLDLGLKYFTKDQNDNAVIYPQFLRKSESKLKKAQKRLSKKFVKGVKPQSNNYHKARKRLGKIHLKIQRQRKDWAIKQARNVVASNDVVVYEDLNVSNMVKNHSLAKSISDASWYQFTQWLDYYGKIWDKAVVAVSPNYTSQDCSHCGHRAKKSLSTRTHFCPNCGMEICRDTNAAINILKKGMGILGMAWQNSTQGHWESASEEGKHGEKTASTMGGKPTIASGLP, from the coding sequence ATGATAGTCAGAGAAGCCAAGCTACTCCATGGAACAAAGGAGCAATACCAGTCTCTTGATGAAGCTATCCGTACCGCGCAATTTATCAGAAACAAAGCGGTCAGATATTGGATGGATAATCAAGGGGTAGGTAAAGCCGATTTGTATGTGCTGTGCAAAGAGTTAGCCAAAGAATTTCCTTTTGCGAAGAAGTTAAATTCGGCGGCTAGACAGGCCAGCGCAGAACGGGCTTGGGCTTCTATCTCCAGTTTCTACAGCCGTTGTAGGAGAGGGGAGAAGCAAAAAGGTTACCCCAAATTCAAAAAACATTGTCGCTCTGTAGAGTATAAAGTTTCAGGATGGAAACTGTCTGATGATTGCCTGAAAATTGTTTTCACCGATGGCTTTAATGCTGGTTCTTTTTCTCTTTATTGCAACAAAGAAACGAGGGAAGACCTATTTCGATTAAAGATCAATCGGGTTCGGGTAGTCAGAAGAGCAGATGGTTATTATGCTCAATTCTGCTTTGATGTTGACCGCAAGGAACAAGGGGAATATACAGGGAATGTAGTTGGTTTGGATTTGGGATTAAAATATTTCACCAAAGACCAAAACGACAATGCTGTAATCTATCCCCAGTTCTTAAGAAAGTCCGAGAGCAAATTAAAAAAGGCTCAAAAACGCTTAAGTAAAAAATTTGTAAAGGGGGTTAAACCCCAATCCAACAACTACCATAAAGCGCGAAAAAGACTAGGAAAAATCCATCTTAAAATTCAACGCCAACGGAAAGATTGGGCAATTAAGCAAGCCCGAAATGTAGTGGCATCTAACGATGTCGTGGTGTATGAAGATTTGAATGTGTCGAATATGGTCAAGAATCATTCTTTGGCTAAGTCAATTTCTGATGCTAGTTGGTATCAATTCACTCAATGGTTAGACTACTACGGGAAAATCTGGGACAAGGCAGTGGTGGCGGTTTCGCCAAACTATACTTCTCAAGATTGTTCTCATTGTGGGCATCGGGCGAAAAAGTCATTAAGTACCAGAACTCATTTTTGTCCCAATTGTGGAATGGAGATTTGTCGTGATACAAATGCGGCAATTAACATCCTAAAAAAGGGAATGGGTATCTTGGGAATGGCATGGCAAAACAGTACCCAAGGGCATTGGGAATCTGCCTCGGAAGAGGGAAAGCATGGGGAGAAGACTGCCTCTACTATGGGCGGGAAACCAACAATAGCAAGTGGACTTCCGTGA
- a CDS encoding NYN domain-containing protein: MTNSNGFPYLKERLSIFVDGNNMFYAQQKNGWFFDPRRVLEHFTNDPGVNLINAFWYTGLKDSQDQRGFRDALISLGYTVRTKILKEYYDDNSGRYSQKANLDIEIVVDMFNTVDQYDRVILFSGDGDFERAIELLRSKNTHITVVSTEGMIARELRNATDRYIDLNDIRLQIEKNDY; encoded by the coding sequence ATGACGAATAGTAACGGTTTTCCTTATCTTAAGGAACGTCTTTCCATTTTTGTGGATGGGAATAATATGTTTTATGCACAACAAAAAAATGGTTGGTTTTTTGACCCTAGAAGGGTTCTAGAACATTTTACCAATGATCCAGGGGTTAATTTAATCAATGCTTTTTGGTACACAGGCTTAAAGGATTCTCAGGATCAAAGGGGTTTTCGGGATGCTCTCATTAGTTTAGGTTATACGGTTAGAACTAAAATTTTAAAGGAATATTATGATGATAATTCAGGCCGTTATTCCCAAAAAGCGAATCTTGATATTGAAATTGTTGTCGATATGTTTAACACCGTTGATCAATATGATCGGGTAATTTTATTTAGTGGGGATGGCGATTTTGAACGGGCAATTGAATTACTGCGTTCTAAAAATACTCATATTACGGTAGTTTCTACCGAAGGAATGATTGCTAGGGAATTACGAAATGCGACAGATCGCTATATCGATCTCAATGATATTCGCCTACAGATCGAGAAAAACGATTATTAA
- the ilvN gene encoding acetolactate synthase small subunit, whose protein sequence is MKHTLSVLVEDEAGVLTRIAGLFARRGYNIESLAVGPAEQIGVSRITMVVPGDDSTIEQLTKQLYKLINVLKVQDITQTPCVERELMLVKVNAIADSRAEVIELAQIFRARIVDISEETVTVEVVGDPGKMVAILQMLTKFGIKEVARTGKISLVRESGVNTESLKLKNLDIKL, encoded by the coding sequence ATGAAACACACGCTTTCTGTTTTAGTTGAAGATGAAGCAGGCGTTCTAACACGCATCGCCGGGTTATTTGCCCGACGTGGATACAATATCGAGAGTTTAGCCGTTGGCCCAGCCGAACAAATTGGCGTTTCCCGAATTACAATGGTTGTCCCTGGTGATGACAGTACCATTGAGCAGTTAACGAAACAACTCTACAAACTTATTAATGTTCTGAAAGTTCAAGACATTACCCAAACCCCTTGTGTAGAACGAGAGCTAATGTTGGTGAAAGTCAATGCGATCGCCGACAGTCGTGCCGAGGTAATTGAGTTAGCCCAGATTTTCCGCGCCCGAATTGTCGATATTTCAGAAGAAACGGTGACAGTAGAGGTGGTTGGAGATCCTGGAAAAATGGTGGCCATTCTCCAAATGCTCACTAAATTTGGGATTAAAGAAGTGGCTCGTACTGGCAAGATTTCCCTGGTACGAGAGTCGGGCGTTAACACCGAATCTTTAAAACTCAAAAACCTGGACATCAAATTGTGA
- a CDS encoding DUF2887 domain-containing protein: MHTDTIFYQLFLTFHSLLFELLGQPLAEADYYQFISEEIKEKAFRFDGIFIPNREDKLIYFVEVQCQPKPDFYWELLAEINIYLNQFKPVQDWKAVALFADRRFEVKNLTPYQQELVNSDRIIRIYLDELPTGSIGVGLIQLIVAQESQAPVLVQELLQRAKTEIADAWVTRDIIDLLETVLVSKFAQLSRQEIQAMFLLTDIKQTRVYQEARQEGRQVEASLMLKRLLSKRFGKLNDRRLEAIDSLSLEQLEDLGEALLDFTDIAELDSWLISCSL; the protein is encoded by the coding sequence ATGCACACTGATACTATTTTCTATCAGTTATTTCTGACCTTTCACTCCTTATTGTTTGAACTTCTTGGCCAGCCCTTGGCAGAGGCAGATTATTATCAATTTATCTCAGAAGAAATCAAGGAAAAAGCTTTTCGTTTTGATGGCATTTTTATCCCCAATCGTGAAGATAAATTAATCTATTTTGTTGAGGTACAATGTCAACCTAAACCAGATTTTTATTGGGAATTGCTGGCTGAAATTAACATTTATCTTAATCAATTTAAACCAGTCCAGGATTGGAAAGCGGTAGCTTTATTTGCAGACCGTCGTTTTGAGGTTAAAAACTTAACGCCCTACCAACAAGAACTGGTCAATAGCGATCGCATTATTCGTATTTATCTTGACGAATTGCCGACGGGTTCCATTGGAGTGGGGTTAATTCAGTTAATTGTAGCTCAGGAATCCCAGGCTCCTGTTTTGGTGCAAGAATTATTACAACGGGCAAAGACGGAAATTGCCGATGCTTGGGTAACACGCGATATTATAGATTTATTGGAGACGGTCTTGGTCTCTAAATTTGCCCAATTAAGTCGTCAGGAGATTCAAGCGATGTTTTTACTCACTGATATTAAACAAACAAGAGTTTATCAAGAGGCGCGTCAGGAAGGTCGTCAGGTTGAGGCGAGTTTGATGTTAAAACGTCTATTGTCTAAGCGATTTGGTAAGTTGAATGATCGCCGTTTGGAAGCGATTGATAGTCTTTCGTTGGAACAGTTGGAGGATTTGGGAGAGGCTCTATTAGATTTTACGGATATTGCGGAATTAGATAGTTGGTTAATCAGTTGCTCGCTGTAA
- a CDS encoding leucine-rich repeat domain-containing protein has product MASDEVLRRIEEAARSNSKELNLAAQGLTEIPREVFQLQNLTTLSLYNNQIVEIPDAITQLQNLIRLNFSNNQIVEISDAIAQLQRLKVLYLHNNQIVKIPDVIFQLQRLKVLYLHNNQIVEIPNVIFQLQCLKVLYLSRNQIVEIPDAIAQLQNLTSLYLFRNQIVEIPDAIAQLQNLTILNLHNNQIVEIPDAIAQLQNLTRLDLSRNQIVEIPDEIQKLTKLKKLDLRRNYLSIPPEILGPLRLDKDPAPVAEILNYLRQLRQNTVRPLHEAKVLLVGQGSVGKTSLKKQLIHNQFDQNESKTDGLEVEYWPIKINENKIRLNVWDFGGQEIYHATHQFFLTKRSLYLLVCNCRISEEENRLEYWLKLIETFGDQSPVIIVGNKKDEQPFDINRKALLEKYPNIKAILETSCLSGQGIAKLRNAITQEIEQLKDVYNPLPLPWFEVKEQLETMTEDFISDRKYIRICIENNITEDENQEQLIDLLHRLGLVLCFRNHALLQSTNVLKPDWVTTGIYALLSDEILKTQKKGIFGASELIRILDNQRYPEKRHHYLIELMKEFQLCFKLNESEQYLIPGLLPKEEPENTDLGQDCLEFQYHYRVLPESIISRFIVLNHEKIYERTYWRSGVILFHQEASEICNLACIKADFEDKKIFISINGREQTRRLFLALIRDTFQKIHHTFTNFEVSEWVPVPDYSEIVLDYQNLLALEAREKKEYSIGRPPIDLNISQLLNGYETLESRKIQVGYIVNQTIYNQYGQGDNMSGDKVGQDKIGRDKIR; this is encoded by the coding sequence ATGGCAAGCGACGAAGTTTTAAGACGGATTGAAGAAGCGGCTAGGAGCAATAGCAAAGAACTCAATTTGGCTGCTCAAGGATTAACTGAGATTCCGAGGGAAGTTTTTCAATTACAAAATCTGACAACGCTTTCTCTTTATAATAACCAAATAGTAGAAATACCCGATGCAATTACTCAATTACAAAATCTGATAAGGCTTAATTTTAGCAATAATCAAATAGTGGAAATATCTGATGCGATCGCTCAATTACAACGTCTAAAAGTGCTTTATCTTCACAATAATCAAATAGTAAAAATACCCGATGTTATCTTTCAACTACAACGTCTAAAAGTGCTTTATCTTCACAATAATCAAATAGTGGAAATACCTAATGTTATCTTTCAATTACAATGTCTAAAAGTGCTTTATCTTTCTCGTAACCAAATAGTGGAAATCCCCGATGCGATCGCTCAATTACAAAATCTGACATCGCTTTATCTTTTTCGTAACCAAATAGTAGAAATACCCGACGCAATCGCTCAATTGCAAAATCTGACAATACTTAATCTTCATAATAACCAAATAGTAGAAATACCCGATGCGATCGCTCAATTACAAAATCTGACAAGGCTTGATCTTTCTCGTAACCAAATAGTGGAAATCCCCGATGAAATACAAAAATTAACCAAGCTTAAAAAACTTGATCTACGAAGAAATTACCTATCTATTCCCCCTGAAATTTTAGGGCCACTTAGACTTGATAAAGACCCTGCTCCTGTTGCTGAAATTCTTAACTATTTGCGTCAACTGCGTCAAAATACAGTTCGTCCTCTCCATGAAGCTAAAGTATTATTAGTCGGTCAAGGTTCCGTCGGTAAAACTTCCCTCAAAAAACAATTAATTCATAACCAATTTGATCAAAATGAATCTAAAACAGATGGACTCGAAGTTGAATATTGGCCGATTAAAATTAACGAAAATAAAATACGCTTAAATGTTTGGGACTTTGGTGGTCAGGAAATTTATCATGCTACCCACCAATTTTTTCTGACTAAACGGAGCCTTTATCTTTTAGTCTGTAATTGTCGCATCAGTGAAGAAGAAAATCGCCTCGAATATTGGCTAAAACTGATAGAAACCTTTGGTGATCAATCTCCCGTTATTATTGTCGGCAATAAAAAAGATGAACAACCCTTTGATATTAACCGTAAAGCCTTATTAGAAAAATATCCCAATATTAAAGCCATCCTCGAAACCTCTTGTTTATCAGGCCAGGGTATTGCCAAACTTCGCAATGCAATTACGCAAGAAATTGAGCAACTTAAAGATGTCTATAATCCTCTTCCGTTGCCCTGGTTTGAAGTCAAAGAACAGTTAGAAACGATGACCGAAGACTTTATTAGTGATCGCAAATATATCCGCATTTGCATTGAAAACAATATTACTGAAGACGAAAATCAAGAACAATTAATTGACCTGCTTCATCGTCTCGGTTTAGTTCTCTGTTTCCGCAATCATGCCCTCCTGCAATCAACCAATGTTCTTAAACCCGACTGGGTAACGACAGGAATTTATGCCCTGCTCAGTGATGAAATCCTGAAAACCCAAAAGAAAGGTATTTTCGGCGCGTCGGAACTCATCCGCATTCTCGACAATCAACGCTATCCCGAAAAACGTCATCATTATCTAATCGAATTGATGAAAGAATTTCAACTCTGTTTTAAACTCAATGAAAGCGAACAATATCTAATCCCTGGACTCCTCCCCAAAGAAGAACCTGAAAATACCGATCTGGGTCAAGATTGCCTCGAATTTCAATATCATTACCGCGTTTTACCAGAGAGTATTATTTCTCGTTTTATTGTTCTCAACCATGAAAAAATCTATGAGCGAACCTACTGGCGCAGTGGGGTTATTTTGTTTCATCAAGAAGCCTCAGAAATTTGTAATTTAGCTTGCATTAAAGCAGACTTTGAAGACAAAAAAATCTTTATTAGCATTAATGGACGTGAACAAACTCGCCGCCTATTTCTAGCTTTGATTCGTGACACTTTTCAGAAAATTCATCATACCTTTACTAATTTTGAAGTAAGCGAATGGGTTCCCGTACCAGATTATTCTGAAATAGTGTTAGACTACCAAAATTTACTTGCTCTTGAGGCAAGGGAAAAAAAAGAATATTCAATTGGTCGCCCACCAATTGACCTTAATATTTCTCAACTGTTGAATGGTTATGAAACCCTTGAAAGTAGGAAAATTCAAGTTGGTTATATTGTCAATCAAACGATTTATAATCAATACGGTCAAGGAGATAATATGAGTGGAGATAAAGTTGGTCAAGATAAAATTGGCCGCGACAAAATACGGTAG
- a CDS encoding B12-binding domain-containing radical SAM protein: MNQRILYVRLPCNPIFPIGVVYLADHVHKLFPEVEQRIFDLGTVPPLDFAQSLDQCIDDFQPNFLVFSWRDIQIYAPVGGRGGNPLQNAFEFYYAKNPLIKLRGAMGGLKVTTAYYSELWRNLGLIRRGLQRSRRYHPQSRVVVGGGAVSVFYEQLKQKLPQGTIVSVGEGETLLEKLLQGKDIQAERCYIVGENAPRPRLIHEEPTPLVKTACNYDYTQQIWPEFSYYLQESDFYLGVQTKRGCPHNCCYCVYTVVEGKQVRINPAEEVVKEMRQLYDRGIRNFWFTDAQFIPAKKFINDAIELLEKILESGMEDIHWAAYIRADNLTPRLCELMVKTGMNYFEIGITSGSQELVRKMRMGYNLRNVLQNCRDLKAAGFNDLVSVNYSFNVIDESRETIRQTIAYHRELEAIFGVEKVEPAIFFIGLQPHTHLEEYAFEHNILKPGYDPMSIMPWTAKKLLWNPEPLGSYFGEICLQAWRSNPNDFGREVLNILEAQLGRAPLETALTAVMPELRPTPVAI, translated from the coding sequence ATGAATCAGCGCATCCTCTACGTTCGTCTCCCGTGCAATCCCATTTTCCCCATCGGAGTCGTTTATCTCGCTGATCATGTCCATAAACTTTTTCCTGAAGTAGAACAAAGAATCTTTGATCTCGGTACAGTACCTCCTTTGGACTTTGCCCAGTCCCTCGATCAGTGTATTGATGATTTTCAACCCAATTTTTTAGTTTTTTCCTGGCGGGATATCCAAATTTATGCACCCGTTGGCGGTCGTGGGGGCAATCCTCTGCAAAATGCCTTTGAATTTTACTACGCAAAAAATCCATTGATTAAACTGCGGGGGGCCATGGGTGGCCTCAAGGTGACAACTGCCTACTACAGTGAATTGTGGCGCAATTTAGGCTTGATCCGTCGGGGCTTACAGCGATCGCGGCGTTACCATCCCCAAAGTCGAGTGGTCGTCGGTGGCGGTGCCGTCAGTGTCTTTTATGAACAACTTAAACAAAAACTGCCCCAAGGAACCATTGTCTCTGTCGGTGAGGGAGAAACTCTACTAGAAAAGTTACTTCAAGGCAAAGACATTCAGGCTGAACGCTGTTATATCGTCGGAGAAAATGCTCCCCGTCCTCGTCTAATTCACGAAGAACCGACACCATTAGTCAAAACAGCTTGTAATTATGATTATACCCAGCAAATTTGGCCCGAATTTAGTTATTACCTGCAAGAAAGTGACTTTTATTTAGGTGTTCAAACTAAACGGGGTTGCCCCCATAATTGTTGTTATTGCGTTTATACCGTGGTAGAAGGGAAACAGGTTCGCATTAATCCAGCCGAGGAAGTCGTTAAGGAAATGCGGCAATTATACGATCGCGGTATTCGCAATTTTTGGTTCACCGATGCTCAATTTATTCCTGCTAAAAAATTCATTAATGATGCCATTGAGTTACTCGAAAAAATTCTGGAATCTGGCATGGAAGATATTCACTGGGCTGCCTATATTCGGGCTGATAATTTAACGCCGCGACTCTGCGAGCTAATGGTCAAAACCGGCATGAATTATTTTGAAATTGGCATTACCAGTGGTTCCCAGGAATTAGTGCGAAAAATGCGAATGGGCTATAATCTGCGCAACGTTCTCCAAAACTGTCGAGATCTTAAAGCAGCAGGGTTTAATGATTTAGTCTCAGTCAATTATTCCTTTAATGTGATTGATGAGAGTCGGGAAACAATTCGCCAAACGATCGCCTACCATCGAGAATTAGAAGCTATTTTTGGAGTTGAAAAAGTCGAACCAGCTATTTTCTTTATCGGACTTCAACCCCATACCCACCTAGAAGAATATGCCTTTGAACATAATATCCTTAAGCCTGGCTACGATCCCATGAGTATTATGCCTTGGACAGCTAAAAAATTGCTCTGGAATCCTGAACCTTTAGGCTCCTATTTTGGAGAAATTTGCCTTCAGGCTTGGCGCAGTAATCCCAACGATTTTGGACGAGAGGTCCTGAATATTCTGGAAGCCCAGTTAGGTCGTGCCCCCCTAGAAACCGCTTTAACCGCAGTGATGCCAGAATTGCGTCCAACCCCCGTCGCGATCTAA
- a CDS encoding DUF4351 domain-containing protein — protein sequence MLKRLLAKRFGKLNDRRLEAINNLSLEQLEDLGEALLDFTDIAELDTWLITKGIAL from the coding sequence ATGTTAAAACGTCTATTGGCTAAACGATTTGGTAAGTTGAATGATCGCCGTTTGGAAGCGATTAATAATCTTTCGTTGGAGCAGTTGGAGGATTTGGGGGAGGCTCTACTCGATTTTACGGATATTGCGGAATTAGATACTTGGTTAATCACCAAAGGAATTGCTTTGTAA